A genomic stretch from Mycobacterium paraterrae includes:
- the mtr gene encoding mycothione reductase: MESYDLAIIGTGSGNSILNDWYAKKRVAICEQGTFGGTCLNVGCIPTKMFVYAAEVAGAVRSAARYGIDAHIDRVRWDDIVSRVFGRIDPIAIGGEDYRRAQPNVDVYDAHTRFAGVHDDGRYLLITDDGAQFTAEKVVIAAGARAVVPPAILDCGVHYYTSDDIMRIAELPEHLVIVGGGFVACEFAHIFSALGVRITMVIRGGSLLRHLDDTLSRRFTRIASSKWELRSHRNILGSHQNDAGIVLELDDGSELQADAVLVATGRRPNGDQLDAEKAGIELDDRRVIVDQYQRTSARNVFALGDVSSPYELKHVANHEARVVQRNLLCDWDDTAAMVATDHRYVPAAVFTDPQIAYVGLTENEAVAQGFDVSCKIQDYADVAYGWAMEDTDGIVKLISDSNTGQLLGAHIMGHQASSIIQPLIQAMSFGLSAHDMARGQYWIHPGLPEVVENALLGLSD, encoded by the coding sequence ATGGAAAGCTACGACCTCGCGATCATCGGAACAGGTTCCGGCAACAGCATTCTCAACGACTGGTACGCCAAGAAGCGGGTGGCGATCTGCGAGCAGGGCACGTTCGGCGGCACCTGCCTCAATGTGGGATGCATTCCGACCAAGATGTTCGTCTACGCAGCAGAAGTCGCCGGGGCCGTCCGCTCCGCGGCGCGTTACGGGATCGACGCCCACATCGACCGGGTGCGCTGGGACGACATCGTGTCCCGGGTCTTCGGCCGCATCGACCCGATCGCGATCGGCGGTGAAGACTACCGGCGGGCCCAACCCAATGTCGACGTCTACGACGCTCACACCCGGTTCGCCGGGGTGCACGACGACGGCCGATACCTGCTCATCACCGACGACGGAGCGCAGTTCACCGCCGAGAAAGTGGTGATCGCGGCGGGTGCTCGTGCCGTGGTGCCGCCCGCCATTCTCGACTGCGGGGTGCATTACTACACCAGTGACGACATCATGCGAATTGCGGAATTGCCGGAGCATTTGGTGATTGTCGGGGGCGGCTTCGTGGCATGCGAGTTCGCGCACATCTTCTCCGCGCTCGGTGTGCGCATCACGATGGTGATTCGCGGCGGCTCCCTGCTTCGGCATCTCGACGACACCCTGTCGCGGCGATTCACCCGGATCGCATCCAGCAAGTGGGAATTGCGCAGCCATCGCAACATCCTCGGCTCTCATCAGAATGACGCCGGCATCGTTCTCGAGCTCGACGACGGCTCCGAATTGCAGGCCGACGCCGTGCTGGTGGCCACCGGCCGGCGGCCGAACGGTGACCAGTTGGACGCCGAGAAGGCCGGGATCGAGCTCGACGACCGCCGGGTCATCGTCGACCAATACCAGCGAACCTCAGCACGTAACGTTTTCGCGCTGGGCGACGTGTCGTCACCGTACGAACTCAAGCATGTCGCCAACCATGAGGCACGCGTCGTACAGCGAAACCTGCTTTGCGACTGGGACGACACCGCGGCCATGGTTGCCACCGATCATCGTTACGTGCCGGCCGCGGTGTTCACCGACCCCCAGATCGCCTACGTCGGGTTGACCGAGAATGAAGCAGTGGCACAGGGTTTCGACGTGTCTTGCAAAATCCAGGACTACGCCGACGTCGCCTACGGCTGGGCTATGGAAGACACCGACGGCATCGTCAAACTCATTTCGGACTCCAACACCGGGCAACTTCTCGGAGCGCACATCATGGGCCATCAGGCCTCATCGATCATCCAACCGCTGATCCAGGCGATGTCCTTCGGTCTGAGCGCGCACGATATGGCGCGCGGCCAGTATTGGATTCACCCGGGCCTGCCGGAGGTCGTCGAGAACGCACTGCTGGGGCTTTCGGACTGA
- a CDS encoding alpha/beta hydrolase: MNGWQPDVLPGYWQLTIPLGDDPDGEGAIDATLLRRGDADSAASAQDAVLAVHGYTDYFFHTELADHFAGRGIAFYALDLRKCGRSSRPGLTPHFTTDLQRYDQELDRALEIIGAETQSARVLVYGHSAGGLIVSLWLDRLRQGGATARKRVTGLVLNSPFLDLPGPIPLRWPPTRALIAGIARFGDKRVARAPSGTGGGYGASLHRDYHGEFDYNLQWKPLGGFPITFGWLSAVRSGQIKLHRGLDVGVPNLILRSDHSVVEASDVVALQRGDAVLDVNHIARWAGCIGNHSTIVPIVDAKHDVFLSIREPRQVAYQQLDSWLDDHLGAADVASQNR; the protein is encoded by the coding sequence GTGAATGGCTGGCAGCCCGACGTCCTGCCGGGCTACTGGCAACTCACCATCCCGCTGGGCGACGACCCCGACGGGGAGGGCGCGATCGACGCAACGCTGTTGCGCCGCGGCGATGCTGATAGCGCGGCAAGCGCCCAGGACGCCGTCCTGGCGGTGCACGGGTACACCGACTACTTTTTCCACACCGAGCTGGCCGACCACTTCGCCGGTCGCGGCATTGCGTTCTACGCACTGGATCTGCGCAAGTGCGGGCGCTCGTCGCGTCCCGGCTTGACGCCCCATTTCACCACCGACTTGCAGCGCTATGACCAGGAACTCGATCGAGCGCTGGAAATCATCGGCGCGGAGACGCAATCGGCACGGGTGCTCGTCTACGGCCATTCAGCCGGCGGGTTGATCGTCTCGTTGTGGCTGGACCGGCTGCGGCAGGGAGGCGCGACCGCCCGGAAACGGGTAACCGGGTTGGTGCTCAACAGCCCGTTCCTTGACCTACCGGGACCCATCCCCTTGCGGTGGCCGCCGACCAGGGCGCTGATTGCCGGCATCGCGCGCTTCGGCGACAAGCGGGTTGCCCGCGCCCCGAGCGGCACCGGTGGCGGTTACGGGGCCAGCCTGCATCGGGATTATCACGGTGAGTTCGACTACAACTTGCAATGGAAACCGTTGGGCGGCTTTCCTATTACCTTCGGCTGGCTCTCCGCGGTGCGAAGCGGCCAGATTAAGCTGCACCGCGGACTCGACGTCGGCGTGCCCAACCTGATCCTGCGCTCCGACCACAGCGTGGTCGAGGCGTCCGACGTGGTCGCACTGCAACGCGGCGACGCGGTCCTCGACGTCAACCACATCGCGCGCTGGGCCGGCTGCATCGGCAACCACAGCACCATCGTCCCCATCGTCGACGCCAAACACGATGTGTTCCTGTCCATCCGGGAACCACGCCAGGTTGCCTACCAACAGCTCGACTCCTGGCTGGACGACCATCTGGGCGCGGCCGACGTCGCGTCGCAGAACCGCTGA
- the mqo gene encoding malate dehydrogenase (quinone) — translation MSATLSALLRRLEPGWSIGIVERLDGAAAESSDPWSNAGTGHAGLCELFYTPQRPDGSIDIAKAVRVNEQFQVTRQFWAYAAENGMVSDVRGFLNSVPHVSFVQGAERVDYLRRRREALADNPLFARNELVEGAGEFASRLPYMAAGRDFSEPVALNWAVEGTDVDFGALARQLIGYGVRNGTIVWFGHEVRDLSRRREGGWTLSILNRRTAERQKLDAAFVFVGAGGQALPLLQKSGIEEVKGFGGFPVGGRFLRSGNPAITGLHRAKVYGLPAPGAPGMTAPHLDTRIVNGRPWLMFGPFAGWSPKFLKQGRAGDLPRSVRPGNLATVAGAGLGELELLRYLIGQLGVTTSHRIEALREFAPSAAASDWSMIASGQRVQVIRPDRRRGGRLEFDTSVLAAADGSIAGLLGASPGASVAVSAMLDVLQRCFPERYHTWVPTLTEMVPSLGVTLSREPALYEELRSWTAKALELEA, via the coding sequence ATGAGCGCGACACTGTCCGCGCTGTTGCGCCGGCTAGAACCGGGCTGGTCGATCGGCATCGTCGAGCGGCTTGACGGCGCGGCAGCAGAGAGCAGCGACCCGTGGAGCAACGCCGGCACCGGACACGCCGGGCTGTGCGAGCTGTTCTACACCCCGCAGCGGCCCGACGGTTCCATCGACATCGCCAAGGCGGTGCGGGTTAACGAACAATTTCAGGTCACCCGGCAGTTTTGGGCCTATGCGGCCGAGAACGGGATGGTCTCCGATGTACGCGGTTTTCTCAATTCCGTTCCGCACGTCAGCTTCGTCCAGGGCGCCGAGCGTGTCGACTATCTGCGTCGCCGGCGTGAGGCCCTCGCCGACAACCCGCTGTTCGCGCGGAACGAATTGGTCGAAGGCGCAGGCGAATTCGCTAGCCGGCTGCCGTATATGGCCGCTGGGAGGGACTTCTCCGAACCCGTCGCGCTCAATTGGGCCGTGGAAGGAACTGACGTCGACTTCGGTGCGCTGGCCCGCCAACTGATCGGCTACGGCGTCCGCAACGGGACCATCGTGTGGTTCGGCCACGAGGTGCGCGACCTGAGCCGCCGACGCGAGGGCGGCTGGACGTTGAGCATCCTCAACCGCCGCACCGCTGAACGCCAAAAGCTCGATGCCGCATTCGTTTTCGTCGGCGCCGGGGGACAGGCGCTGCCGTTGCTGCAGAAGTCCGGCATCGAGGAGGTCAAAGGCTTCGGCGGCTTTCCGGTCGGCGGTAGATTCCTGCGCAGCGGCAACCCGGCGATCACCGGCCTGCACCGAGCCAAGGTGTACGGGCTGCCGGCGCCCGGGGCGCCGGGGATGACTGCGCCACATCTGGACACCCGGATCGTCAACGGCAGGCCGTGGTTGATGTTCGGGCCGTTCGCGGGGTGGTCGCCAAAATTTCTCAAGCAGGGCCGCGCGGGCGACTTACCGCGGTCGGTTCGGCCTGGCAATCTGGCGACCGTCGCCGGGGCCGGGCTCGGCGAACTCGAACTCCTTCGCTACCTGATCGGCCAGCTGGGTGTGACGACGTCGCACCGCATCGAGGCCCTTCGTGAATTCGCGCCCAGCGCAGCGGCTTCCGACTGGAGCATGATTGCGTCCGGGCAACGGGTTCAAGTCATTCGGCCCGACAGACGCCGCGGCGGCCGGCTCGAATTCGACACCTCGGTGCTTGCCGCGGCGGACGGCAGCATTGCCGGACTACTTGGTGCCTCGCCCGGGGCATCGGTCGCCGTGTCGGCAATGCTCGACGTTCTGCAGCGCTGCTTCCCCGAGCGGTATCACACCTGGGTACCTACTCTGACAGAGATGGTGCCGTCGCTGGGCGTGACATTGTCCCGGGAGCCGGCACTGTACGAGGAGCTACGGTCGTGGACCGCCAAAGCTCTGGAGCTGGAAGCATGA
- the cobA gene encoding uroporphyrinogen-III C-methyltransferase, translating to MVGGGSVAQRRLPLLVASGADVHVISRSATQSVEAMTGITLSLREYRDGDLSGAWYAIAATDDPQVNAAIVAEADRNRIFCVRADIAIDGSAVTPASFEYAGLSVGVLAGGEHRRSAGIRSAIREALQQGVISPESFENNDVIRGGVALIGGGPGDPELITVRGRRLLAQADVVVADRLAPPELLAELAPNVEVIDAAKIPYGRAMAQDAINAVMIERARAGHFVVRLKGGDPFVFARGYEEVLACADAGVPVTVVPGVTSAIAVPASAGVPVTHRAINHEFVVVSGHLAPDHPESLVNWDALAAMTGTIVLLMAVERIELFAEVLLKGGRPADTPVVVVQQGTTAAEHTLRATLADAPEKIRSEGIRPPAIIVIGSVAAFGI from the coding sequence ATGGTCGGCGGCGGGAGCGTCGCGCAGCGGCGGCTTCCGCTCCTGGTGGCTAGTGGCGCCGACGTCCATGTCATCAGCCGAAGCGCGACCCAGTCGGTCGAGGCGATGACCGGAATCACGTTGTCGCTGCGCGAATACCGCGACGGTGACCTGAGCGGTGCCTGGTACGCCATCGCTGCCACCGACGACCCGCAGGTGAACGCGGCAATCGTCGCCGAGGCCGACCGCAACCGCATCTTCTGCGTGCGGGCCGACATCGCGATCGACGGCAGCGCGGTGACGCCGGCGTCGTTCGAGTACGCCGGCTTGTCCGTCGGCGTGCTGGCCGGCGGTGAGCACCGACGCTCCGCCGGAATCCGCTCGGCGATCCGCGAGGCGCTGCAGCAGGGCGTGATTTCTCCCGAGAGCTTCGAGAACAACGACGTGATCCGCGGCGGTGTGGCGCTGATCGGCGGGGGCCCTGGCGATCCGGAGTTGATCACCGTGCGCGGCCGGCGGCTGCTCGCCCAGGCCGACGTGGTGGTCGCCGACCGGCTGGCACCACCGGAGTTGCTCGCCGAGCTGGCGCCGAACGTGGAGGTGATCGATGCGGCGAAAATCCCGTACGGCCGCGCGATGGCCCAGGACGCGATCAACGCCGTGATGATCGAGCGGGCGCGGGCCGGCCACTTCGTGGTGCGCCTCAAGGGCGGCGATCCATTCGTTTTCGCTCGCGGCTACGAGGAGGTGCTGGCCTGCGCTGACGCAGGTGTCCCGGTGACGGTCGTGCCCGGTGTGACCAGCGCCATCGCGGTGCCCGCCTCGGCCGGCGTGCCGGTCACCCACCGCGCGATCAATCACGAGTTCGTGGTGGTCAGCGGGCACCTCGCACCAGACCATCCCGAATCGTTAGTGAATTGGGATGCTTTGGCAGCAATGACCGGGACCATCGTTTTGCTGATGGCCGTCGAGCGGATAGAACTCTTTGCCGAGGTTCTACTAAAAGGCGGTCGACCTGCGGATACACCGGTCGTTGTGGTTCAACAGGGCACGACGGCCGCGGAGCACACCTTGCGGGCCACGCTGGCGGACGCGCCGGAAAAGATCCGTTCGGAGGGCATTCGACCTCCCGCAATCATCGTTATTGGCTCGGTGGCGGCCTTCGGCATTTAA
- a CDS encoding MFS transporter, whose amino-acid sequence MPTRRFFAAVIAIAGMQLMATMDGTIAIVALPKIQNELSLSDAGRSWVITAYVLTFGGLMLLGGRLGDTIGRKRTFIVGVTLFTIASALCGIAWNDVTLVIARLLQGVGAAIASPTGFALVATTFAKGPARNAATAVFGAMTGVGSVGGLVVGGALTELSWRLAFLVNVPIGLVMIYLARTALRETNRERMKLDAAGAVLATLACTAAVFAFSTGPEKGWISVTTLGAAAIGLVAFGAFAWVERTAENPVVPFRLFFDRNRLATFIAIFMAGGVLFTVTVLVAIYVQDIMGYSALRAGVGFIPFAIAMGIGLGGSSQLVSRFQPRVVVIAGGALVVGAMIYGSTFNGSMPYFPNLIVPVVIAGIGIGMIVVPVALSAIAGVGFDQIGPTSAIALMLQNLGGPVVLAVIQAVITSRTLYLGGTNGPVKNMNAAQLHALDHGYTYGLLWVAGVAIIVGGVSLFIGYTAEQVAHAQEVKDAIDAGEL is encoded by the coding sequence ATGCCGACGCGGCGGTTCTTCGCTGCCGTCATCGCCATCGCCGGCATGCAGCTGATGGCGACCATGGACGGCACGATTGCCATCGTCGCGCTTCCCAAGATCCAGAATGAGCTGAGCCTCTCCGACGCTGGCCGTAGCTGGGTCATTACCGCATATGTGCTGACCTTCGGCGGCCTGATGCTGCTGGGCGGGCGTCTGGGCGACACCATTGGCCGCAAGCGAACGTTCATCGTCGGCGTCACGCTGTTCACCATTGCCTCGGCGCTGTGCGGAATCGCTTGGAACGACGTGACGCTGGTGATCGCGCGGCTGCTGCAGGGCGTCGGGGCCGCGATCGCGTCACCGACTGGCTTCGCGCTGGTGGCGACGACGTTCGCCAAGGGGCCGGCGCGCAACGCCGCCACTGCGGTGTTCGGCGCGATGACCGGCGTCGGGTCTGTCGGGGGACTGGTTGTCGGTGGCGCGCTCACCGAGTTGTCGTGGCGGCTCGCATTCCTGGTCAACGTCCCGATCGGGCTGGTGATGATCTACCTGGCCCGCACCGCGCTGCGGGAGACCAACCGCGAGCGGATGAAGCTCGACGCGGCGGGCGCCGTGCTGGCGACCCTGGCCTGCACCGCGGCGGTGTTCGCGTTCTCGACGGGCCCGGAGAAGGGCTGGATTTCGGTCACCACCCTCGGCGCTGCCGCCATCGGTCTCGTCGCGTTCGGCGCCTTCGCATGGGTCGAGCGCACCGCCGAAAACCCTGTCGTGCCGTTCCGGTTGTTCTTCGACCGCAACCGCCTGGCCACCTTCATCGCGATCTTCATGGCGGGCGGCGTCTTGTTCACCGTTACCGTGCTGGTCGCCATCTACGTGCAGGACATCATGGGTTACAGCGCCCTGCGCGCCGGTGTCGGCTTCATCCCGTTCGCTATCGCGATGGGCATCGGGCTGGGCGGCTCGTCGCAGCTGGTGTCCCGTTTCCAGCCCAGGGTCGTGGTCATCGCCGGCGGTGCCTTGGTGGTCGGCGCGATGATCTACGGCTCGACCTTCAACGGCAGCATGCCGTACTTCCCGAACCTCATCGTGCCGGTCGTGATCGCCGGTATCGGCATCGGCATGATCGTGGTCCCGGTCGCGCTGTCGGCCATCGCGGGTGTCGGCTTCGACCAGATCGGACCGACCTCGGCGATCGCGCTGATGCTGCAAAACCTCGGTGGCCCGGTCGTTCTCGCGGTCATCCAGGCCGTCATCACGTCACGCACCCTGTACCTCGGCGGCACCAACGGACCGGTGAAGAACATGAACGCCGCGCAGCTGCACGCACTCGACCATGGCTACACCTATGGGCTGCTGTGGGTGGCGGGCGTCGCGATCATCGTCGGCGGGGTCTCGCTGTTCATCGGCTACACCGCCGAGCAGGTGGCGCACGCGCAAGAGGTCAAAGACGCCATCGACGCCGGCGAGCTCTAG
- a CDS encoding proline--tRNA ligase, with the protein MITRMSELFLRTLRDDPAEAEVASHKLLIRAGYVRPIAPGLYSWLPLGLRVLRNIERVVREEMNAIGGQEILFPALLPRAPYETTNRWTEYGDGVFRLKDRRGNDYMLGPTHEELFALTVKGEYSSYKDFPLTLYQIQTKYRDEARPRAGILRGREFVMKDSYSFDVDEAGLKNAYHAHREAYQRIFARLNIDYVIVSAVSGAMGGSASEEFLAESPIGEDTFVRCPQSGYAANVEAVVTARPESLPLDGQPDAVVYDTGDTPTIATLVEWANGAGLGRTVSAADTLKNVLVKVRQPGGDWELLGVGLPGDREVDDKRLSAALDPAEYAPLDDKDFAKYPFLVKGYIGPKALLDNGVRYLVDPRVVDGTSWITGADEKGKHVVGLVAGRDFVADGTIEAAEVRDGDPSPDGAGVLVAARGIEIGHIFQLGRKYTDAFTVDVLGEDGKPVRLTMGSYGVGVSRLVAVVAEQQHDELGLRWPAEISPFDVHLVIANKDAEARTGATSLATDLDRLGLEVLLDDRTASPGVKFKDAELLGVPWIVVVGRGWADGKVELRNRFSGENRELIAGAGLATEITTAIAG; encoded by the coding sequence GTGATCACCCGGATGTCCGAGCTGTTCCTGCGCACTCTGCGCGACGACCCCGCCGAAGCCGAAGTCGCCAGCCACAAGCTGTTGATCCGAGCCGGCTACGTGCGGCCGATCGCGCCGGGTCTGTACAGCTGGCTGCCGCTGGGTCTACGGGTGCTGCGCAACATCGAGCGGGTCGTGCGCGAAGAGATGAACGCCATCGGCGGCCAGGAGATCCTGTTCCCGGCATTGCTGCCGCGCGCGCCCTACGAAACCACGAATCGGTGGACCGAATACGGCGACGGGGTGTTCCGGCTCAAGGATCGTCGCGGCAACGACTACATGCTCGGGCCCACTCACGAGGAGCTCTTCGCGCTGACGGTCAAGGGGGAGTACAGCTCCTATAAGGACTTCCCGCTGACGCTCTACCAAATCCAGACCAAGTACCGCGATGAAGCCCGCCCGCGCGCCGGCATTCTCCGCGGCCGCGAATTCGTCATGAAGGATTCGTACTCCTTCGACGTCGACGAGGCCGGCCTCAAGAACGCTTATCACGCACACCGTGAGGCCTACCAACGGATCTTCGCCCGGCTGAACATCGATTACGTGATCGTGTCGGCGGTATCGGGCGCGATGGGCGGTTCGGCCTCCGAGGAATTCCTGGCCGAGAGCCCGATCGGCGAGGACACCTTCGTGCGGTGCCCACAATCCGGCTACGCCGCCAACGTCGAAGCCGTTGTGACCGCGCGCCCGGAGAGTCTGCCGCTCGACGGCCAGCCCGACGCCGTGGTCTACGACACCGGCGACACCCCGACGATCGCAACCTTGGTCGAGTGGGCCAACGGCGCCGGCCTGGGTCGCACGGTCAGCGCGGCCGACACCTTGAAGAACGTTCTGGTGAAAGTGCGCCAGCCGGGCGGCGATTGGGAGCTGCTGGGCGTGGGGCTGCCCGGTGACCGCGAGGTCGACGACAAGCGACTGAGCGCAGCGCTCGACCCGGCCGAATACGCGCCGCTCGACGACAAGGACTTCGCCAAATACCCGTTCCTGGTGAAGGGATATATCGGTCCGAAAGCGTTGCTGGACAACGGTGTTCGTTACCTGGTGGACCCGCGGGTGGTCGACGGCACCAGCTGGATCACCGGTGCGGACGAAAAGGGCAAGCACGTCGTCGGCCTGGTAGCCGGACGCGACTTCGTCGCCGACGGCACCATCGAGGCGGCAGAAGTGCGCGACGGCGATCCGTCGCCCGACGGCGCCGGGGTCCTGGTCGCCGCCCGGGGCATCGAGATCGGGCACATCTTCCAGCTCGGCCGCAAGTACACCGATGCGTTCACGGTCGACGTGCTGGGCGAGGACGGCAAACCGGTGCGGCTGACCATGGGCTCCTACGGCGTCGGGGTGTCTCGGCTGGTGGCGGTCGTCGCCGAACAGCAACACGACGAGTTGGGGCTGCGCTGGCCCGCCGAGATCTCGCCGTTCGACGTCCACCTGGTGATCGCCAACAAGGACGCCGAAGCGCGGACCGGGGCTACCTCGCTGGCCACCGACCTCGACCGGCTCGGCCTCGAGGTGTTGCTCGACGACCGCACCGCGTCGCCGGGGGTGAAATTCAAAGACGCCGAGTTGCTCGGTGTGCCGTGGATTGTCGTGGTGGGCCGTGGCTGGGCGGACGGGAAGGTCGAGTTGCGCAACCGTTTCAGCGGCGAGAACCGTGAGCTCATCGCCGGCGCCGGGCTGGCCACCGAGATCACCACGGCCATCGCCGGCTGA
- a CDS encoding ferritin-like domain-containing protein — translation MTSTEPSTANTAADKALCDALANEHAVVYGYGVVSARCAPEVNKLVSSALSQHRDRRDRVITMLSGRSVQGPVAAAGYQLPMPVITPSDAEKLAVRMEQDTEAVWRVFVEQAQSNDDRTFGVTALTQSAVLAARWRQQLGEWPITTALPGSD, via the coding sequence GTGACCTCCACGGAGCCGTCGACTGCCAACACCGCCGCCGACAAGGCGCTGTGTGATGCGCTGGCTAACGAGCACGCCGTCGTCTACGGCTACGGCGTCGTCTCGGCGCGCTGCGCCCCGGAGGTGAACAAGCTGGTGTCGTCCGCGCTGAGCCAACATCGAGACAGGCGCGACCGGGTGATCACGATGCTGTCCGGGCGTTCGGTGCAGGGCCCGGTGGCGGCCGCCGGCTATCAACTGCCGATGCCGGTGATCACTCCGTCGGACGCGGAGAAGCTTGCTGTGCGGATGGAACAGGACACCGAAGCCGTCTGGCGGGTCTTCGTCGAGCAGGCACAAAGCAATGATGATCGGACGTTCGGTGTCACGGCCCTGACCCAGAGCGCGGTGCTGGCGGCGCGCTGGAGGCAGCAGCTCGGCGAGTGGCCGATCACGACGGCCCTTCCCGGCTCCGACTAG
- the rimP gene encoding ribosome maturation factor RimP, producing MATGLPSQTQVIELLDGEFARAGYEIEDVVIDQRSQPPRITVIADGDKALDLDTVAELSRSASSLLDAEREIAGAYVLEVSSPGVDRPLTSEKHFRRARGRKVDMALTDGSHVTGRVGETIEGTVNVVVRDGRDWTVRPIALGEVAKAVVQVEFSPPPQRELELAGVDRRAEGE from the coding sequence GTGGCCACCGGCCTACCGTCGCAGACGCAGGTGATCGAGCTGCTCGATGGTGAGTTCGCGCGCGCCGGATACGAAATCGAAGACGTCGTCATCGATCAGCGGTCCCAACCGCCGCGGATAACCGTCATCGCCGACGGCGACAAGGCGCTCGATTTGGACACCGTCGCCGAGCTGTCCCGGTCAGCCTCCAGCCTGTTGGACGCCGAACGCGAGATCGCCGGCGCCTACGTCCTGGAAGTCAGTTCGCCCGGCGTCGATCGCCCGTTGACCAGCGAAAAGCACTTCCGCCGGGCCCGTGGCCGCAAGGTCGACATGGCGCTGACGGACGGGTCGCACGTGACCGGCCGCGTCGGCGAGACCATCGAGGGCACGGTGAATGTTGTGGTACGCGATGGCCGCGACTGGACGGTTCGCCCGATCGCGCTCGGCGAAGTCGCCAAAGCCGTTGTCCAAGTCGAGTTTTCGCCGCCACCTCAGCGAGAGCTGGAGTTGGCTGGTGTCGATCGACGTGCGGAGGGCGAATGA
- the nusA gene encoding transcription termination factor NusA translates to MNIDMAALHAIVVERGISFDDLLEDVKAAVLSAYRHTEGHQPDAHIDIDRKSGSVRVLAREVDEDGNVLSEWEDTPEGFGRIAATTARQVMLQRLRDAENERTYGEFSTHEGEIVAGVIQRDSRANSRGLVVVQMGSETKGSEGVIPAAEQVPGEAYEHGDRLRCYVVGVSRGAREPVITLSRTHPNLVRKLFSLEVPEIADGSVEIVAVAREAGHRSKIAVTSRVPGLNAKGACIGPMGQRVRNVMSELSGEKIDIIDFDDDPARFVANALSPAKVVSVTVIDQNARAARVVVPDFQLSLAIGKEGQNARLAARLTGWRIDIRGDSPDGDTAHSQDSAPEQIAHDG, encoded by the coding sequence ATGAACATCGACATGGCCGCTCTACACGCGATAGTGGTCGAGCGCGGGATCTCCTTCGACGACCTGCTCGAAGACGTCAAGGCCGCGGTGCTGAGCGCTTACCGCCACACCGAAGGACATCAGCCCGACGCGCACATCGACATCGACCGCAAATCGGGTTCGGTCCGGGTGCTGGCGCGCGAGGTCGACGAAGACGGCAACGTGCTCAGCGAGTGGGAGGACACGCCGGAAGGGTTTGGCCGCATCGCGGCGACTACCGCACGCCAGGTGATGCTGCAGCGCCTGCGTGACGCCGAGAACGAGCGCACCTACGGCGAGTTCTCCACCCACGAGGGTGAGATCGTCGCTGGGGTGATCCAGCGCGACAGTCGGGCCAACTCGCGCGGGTTGGTCGTCGTGCAGATGGGCAGCGAGACCAAAGGCTCCGAGGGCGTGATCCCCGCCGCGGAACAGGTTCCCGGCGAGGCGTATGAACATGGGGACCGGCTGCGCTGCTACGTCGTCGGTGTCAGCCGGGGTGCCCGCGAGCCGGTGATCACACTGTCTCGCACCCACCCCAACCTGGTCCGCAAGCTGTTCTCGCTGGAAGTCCCCGAAATCGCCGACGGATCGGTGGAGATTGTCGCGGTGGCACGGGAAGCGGGGCACCGCTCCAAGATCGCGGTCACATCGCGGGTACCGGGCCTCAATGCCAAAGGCGCCTGCATCGGCCCGATGGGACAGCGGGTGCGCAATGTGATGAGCGAGTTGTCCGGGGAGAAGATCGACATCATCGACTTCGACGACGATCCGGCACGCTTCGTCGCCAATGCGTTGTCGCCGGCCAAGGTGGTGTCGGTGACCGTCATCGACCAGAACGCGCGGGCCGCGCGGGTCGTGGTGCCCGACTTCCAGCTGTCCTTGGCGATCGGTAAGGAAGGCCAAAATGCCCGGCTGGCCGCCCGTCTGACCGGCTGGCGGATCGACATCCGCGGCGACTCACCCGACGGCGATACCGCGCACTCCCAGGACTCCGCACCTGAGCAGATAGCACACGACGGCTAG
- a CDS encoding DUF448 domain-containing protein has translation MSTGNGKYAVTVDPAGTLPGRGAWLHPVPQCATEAIRRRAFARALRIAGTPETSAVVEHIELLDGSDHPANRTGSKEHEHTVKSR, from the coding sequence GTGTCGACGGGGAACGGTAAATACGCCGTGACCGTTGACCCAGCAGGTACTCTGCCGGGGCGGGGTGCTTGGCTGCATCCCGTTCCACAGTGCGCCACAGAAGCAATCCGGCGGCGAGCTTTCGCTCGAGCGTTGCGCATCGCCGGCACGCCGGAAACGTCAGCGGTGGTCGAGCACATCGAACTCCTCGATGGGTCCGACCATCCCGCCAACAGAACAGGCAGCAAAGAACATGAGCACACCGTGAAGTCCCGATGA